One window of Microcoleus sp. FACHB-672 genomic DNA carries:
- a CDS encoding tetratricopeptide repeat protein: protein MVLALIAFVGFSILPLLSDVLKANQVPPEATPATTPQAAQQPSKQADLEGQARGYELVLQREPANKAALEGLLRTRLELGDIKGAIVPLEQLAKSNPEDPLYGVLLAQAKQQIGDREGAAQSYRSILTSKPGNVEALQGLVSLLLQQNRPEAAIGLLQDTLKGAPQANQVAPGSIDVLSVQLILGQVYAEEKRYAEALAIYDELTKNKPDDFRPVLGKAIVLKRQGKSGEATSLFSRATTLAPAKYKDQIQQLAAAAPAPTPTPAATPTESLPSNAPQE, encoded by the coding sequence ATGGTGTTGGCACTCATCGCCTTTGTGGGGTTTTCCATCCTTCCCCTTTTAAGTGATGTTCTTAAGGCAAATCAAGTGCCTCCTGAAGCGACGCCGGCAACCACCCCGCAGGCGGCGCAGCAGCCTTCTAAGCAGGCAGACTTGGAAGGGCAAGCACGGGGTTATGAACTTGTTTTGCAGCGCGAGCCGGCAAATAAGGCAGCGCTGGAAGGGCTATTACGGACTCGGCTAGAGTTGGGTGATATTAAAGGGGCGATCGTCCCTCTCGAACAACTAGCAAAGTCAAATCCTGAAGATCCACTTTATGGCGTGCTTCTCGCTCAAGCAAAGCAACAAATTGGAGATCGCGAAGGCGCTGCCCAATCTTACCGCTCAATTCTGACCAGTAAACCCGGAAATGTTGAGGCGCTGCAAGGATTGGTGAGTCTGCTGCTGCAACAAAACCGCCCAGAAGCGGCAATTGGGTTGCTGCAAGATACGCTCAAAGGCGCTCCTCAAGCGAATCAGGTTGCTCCCGGCAGTATTGATGTGCTTTCGGTGCAGCTGATTTTAGGGCAGGTGTACGCCGAGGAAAAACGTTATGCGGAAGCCCTGGCGATTTACGATGAACTGACTAAAAATAAGCCTGACGATTTTCGCCCTGTGCTAGGCAAGGCAATTGTACTCAAACGACAAGGCAAATCTGGCGAGGCGACGTCTCTATTCTCGAGGGCGACGACTTTAGCGCCGGCAAAGTATAAAGATCAAATTCAGCAACTAGCAGCCGCAGCGCCGGCACCGACTCCCACGCCGGCTGCAACCCCGACTGAGAGTTTGCCCAGTAACGCGCCTCAAGAGTAG
- a CDS encoding TMEM165/GDT1 family protein yields the protein MLAAFTAGLLLITVSELGDKTFFIAVILSMRHSRRLVFTGVTAALAAMTVLSVLLGQAASLLPQIYITWAEILLFLGFGIKLLYEASQMPPKTECAEAEEAAAVVEQAELNLPRTPLKNSANPVLSLNSPQMAIVFQSFLMTFLAEWGDRTQFATITLAASNNAAGVTLGAILGHTICAAIAVLGGRMIACRISERIMTAIGGALFLIFGALALESVL from the coding sequence GTGTTAGCAGCGTTTACTGCCGGCTTATTATTAATTACGGTTTCAGAATTAGGCGATAAAACATTTTTTATTGCCGTCATTTTATCCATGCGCCACTCGCGCCGGCTCGTATTTACCGGCGTCACAGCAGCCTTGGCAGCGATGACGGTGCTATCTGTACTCCTTGGACAAGCGGCATCCTTACTTCCCCAAATTTATATCACTTGGGCAGAAATTTTATTATTTCTCGGGTTTGGAATTAAGCTGCTGTACGAAGCGAGTCAAATGCCGCCAAAAACAGAGTGCGCTGAAGCCGAAGAAGCCGCCGCTGTTGTCGAGCAAGCTGAGTTGAACTTACCGCGCACTCCCTTAAAAAATAGCGCCAATCCCGTCCTTTCTTTGAACTCGCCCCAGATGGCAATTGTCTTTCAGTCGTTTCTCATGACGTTTTTAGCCGAGTGGGGAGATCGCACCCAATTTGCCACGATTACTTTAGCCGCCTCCAATAACGCAGCCGGTGTTACCCTCGGTGCCATTCTCGGACATACTATTTGCGCCGCAATCGCAGTTTTGGGGGGACGCATGATCGCTTGTCGCATCTCTGAGCGGATTATGACAGCGATTGGAGGCGCACTGTTTCTAATTTTTGGTGCACTCGCCTTAGAAAGCGTTTTGTAA
- a CDS encoding Crp/Fnr family transcriptional regulator, translating into MKATIEQLAQILIFSDLESPELERLQPYSQVKQYQLGEIVMQEGDRLPAKLYALFKGSLRVTKTSAAGKETILRTLLPGEIFAAPALLGNGIAPATVTAESDSEILTLDRDALLEAIQQKPEIALRMLMVFNQRIQQLHDTVHGLVSERAIVRLSRLILYSASQDGTEKTPAGFVLKSKLSYYQIARSIGITYEECLRLIKSIKSIVAYSRGGKITILDEKELEAIASGKQSP; encoded by the coding sequence ATGAAAGCTACCATTGAACAACTCGCACAAATTTTAATTTTTTCAGATTTAGAATCCCCAGAATTAGAACGGTTGCAACCTTATAGCCAAGTGAAGCAATATCAGCTGGGGGAAATTGTCATGCAAGAAGGGGATCGGTTGCCGGCGAAGCTTTATGCACTCTTCAAGGGTTCCCTTCGCGTTACCAAAACCTCGGCTGCCGGTAAAGAAACAATTCTCCGCACCTTATTACCAGGAGAAATTTTTGCCGCACCGGCACTGTTAGGCAATGGCATTGCGCCGGCAACCGTTACCGCTGAATCTGATAGCGAAATTCTCACCCTAGATCGAGATGCCTTACTAGAAGCCATTCAGCAAAAACCTGAGATTGCCTTGCGAATGTTAATGGTATTTAATCAGCGAATCCAGCAGCTTCACGACACCGTACATGGATTAGTTTCAGAACGCGCCATTGTGCGCTTATCGCGGTTAATTTTATATTCTGCCTCACAAGATGGCACAGAGAAAACGCCTGCCGGCTTTGTTTTAAAATCCAAGCTTTCTTACTATCAAATTGCCCGCAGTATCGGAATTACCTATGAAGAATGCCTACGACTGATTAAAAGTATTAAATCAATTGTTGCTTACAGTCGCGGCGGTAAAATTACAATTTTGGACGAAAAAGAATTGGAAGCGATCGCCAGTGGTAAGCAAAGTCCTTAA
- a CDS encoding GUN4 domain-containing protein has translation MRSKEGATMAENWNQPNNGEAVLGGNIPEPVNSDVLGRIEEVKSLLMGGDENQKIAVLHQAWNYGEEGIKLVLSALEDKSLRVRKFASTLLEENLKPIEQHLDLLVPILNDGAWTMQVVVYSLLQQNVEPALKRVLRTCDPYLRLEYLRTLTKHSESVDYSLAISPDGHTLASGSRDNINLWDLQTDELKTTFTSQGTNSYVAFIPDGQTLAYQNKLLNLHTGEERTFPAYRSGLYVLASDRADNTFKLWQLNDEPLQASLGEHLNWVENFKIQISYKTIELVEHGYPKTTFTGHSRKVTCVAISPDGQTLISGSEDQTLKVWDLHTGKLITTLTGHLGEVTCVAISPDGQTLVSGSDDCTLIVWDLHTGELRSTLAGHLKEVTCVAISPDGQTIASGSDDKTIKLWTVGVPRVDAVELLYTYLALKQTLSFDQASLESAIQALVDESWQVREITYALLQENVEPILKQALQPYHSGVGRSPSHLLAPTELFHRYLALKETLKLSQSNLESLIEAFKHLKEECWQVQELAYALALESGKNGLELVMHGLNYESWQVQCSAYAQLQRYAEPRLKPALRICNPYSRLKCLRTLTGHSYWVTCVAISSDGRTLVSGSADKTIKVWDLESGELKTTLTGPSWVTCLAISHDGRTLVSGDSYNTINVWDLENGQLKTTLTDDSNSDYSVAISPDGRTLVSGSRDKTIKVRDLESGELKTTFIGHSGRVDCVAITPDGQTVVSQNRDSSDNTVKFWNLDTGHLKTTIAARWWDSNFVISPDQRIFAIKNSKPSGQLWDLESGEVKTTLIGASSGIKNLSISPDGRTIAGEAYKTINVWDLDSGEVRTILTGHSDSIMSIAISPDGQTIASGSQDRTIKVWGIENLSRTRFDPVVFIHHYLALKEALQSDQAGLERVITALKDKSWEAYEAAYSLLQGRQEPIVKQALQEYSDALSSAVGIDYTRLRHLLVTQQWQEAEQETQTIMLQISGCSRDADIKSILNPVYVQSCGVIDSIECSIPPQDLQTISDLWEKYSKVSSSFMTAMPTLNFWIAVKTKLEEMAKENQELSATYTERSSEAYAEDMKHRL, from the coding sequence ATGCGTAGCAAGGAAGGTGCAACAATGGCAGAGAATTGGAATCAACCCAACAATGGTGAAGCAGTGCTGGGCGGGAACATCCCTGAGCCGGTAAATTCTGACGTTTTGGGAAGAATTGAAGAAGTTAAAAGCCTGTTGATGGGCGGGGATGAAAATCAAAAAATCGCTGTACTTCATCAGGCTTGGAATTATGGTGAAGAGGGCATAAAACTGGTGCTGTCTGCCCTAGAAGATAAGTCTTTGCGGGTGCGGAAGTTCGCCTCTACGCTGCTTGAAGAAAATTTAAAACCAATCGAGCAACATTTAGACCTGCTGGTGCCTATTTTAAATGATGGGGCGTGGACAATGCAGGTGGTGGTTTATTCACTGCTTCAACAAAATGTAGAGCCAGCCTTAAAACGAGTGCTACGAACGTGTGACCCTTATTTACGGCTGGAATACTTACGCACTCTCACTAAGCATTCCGAGTCGGTTGATTATTCCCTTGCAATTAGCCCCGATGGCCACACCCTCGCTTCTGGCAGCCGTGACAACATCAATCTATGGGATTTGCAAACCGATGAACTAAAAACTACCTTTACCAGTCAAGGTACTAATTCTTACGTTGCTTTCATCCCTGATGGTCAGACTCTAGCTTACCAAAATAAGCTTTTGAACCTGCACACTGGGGAAGAGAGAACCTTTCCAGCCTATCGTAGCGGCCTATATGTGCTTGCTAGTGATCGTGCTGACAATACCTTCAAGCTCTGGCAGTTAAATGACGAACCACTGCAAGCGAGCCTAGGCGAGCATTTAAACTGGGTTGAAAACTTCAAGATACAGATTAGCTACAAGACAATCGAACTCGTGGAGCATGGATACCCAAAGACCACCTTCACGGGCCATTCAAGGAAGGTTACTTGCGTTGCCATTAGCCCTGATGGGCAGACTCTCATTAGCGGCAGTGAAGACCAGACCCTCAAAGTGTGGGACTTGCACACAGGTAAACTAATAACAACCCTCACCGGCCATTTAGGGGAGGTTACTTGCGTTGCCATTAGCCCTGATGGGCAGACTCTCGTTAGCGGCAGTGATGACTGCACCCTCATAGTGTGGGACTTGCACACAGGTGAACTGAGAAGCACCCTCGCCGGCCATTTAAAGGAGGTTACTTGCGTTGCCATCAGCCCCGATGGCCAAACAATCGCTAGTGGGAGTGATGACAAAACTATCAAACTCTGGACGGTAGGTGTGCCCAGAGTAGATGCAGTTGAATTGCTCTATACTTACCTGGCTCTAAAACAGACGCTCAGCTTTGATCAAGCCAGCTTAGAGTCGGCCATTCAAGCTCTTGTGGATGAATCCTGGCAGGTACGGGAAATTACTTATGCCTTACTACAGGAAAATGTTGAGCCAATACTCAAGCAGGCGTTACAGCCATACCATTCTGGAGTGGGCAGGAGTCCGAGCCATCTTCTGGCTCCTACTGAATTGTTTCATCGTTACCTTGCCCTAAAAGAAACGCTCAAGTTGAGTCAAAGCAATTTGGAGTCGTTGATTGAGGCGTTCAAACATCTTAAGGAAGAGTGCTGGCAGGTACAGGAACTTGCTTACGCTCTGGCTTTGGAGTCAGGTAAAAATGGTTTAGAACTGGTTATGCATGGCTTAAACTATGAATCCTGGCAGGTTCAGTGTAGTGCTTACGCACAACTACAAAGATATGCTGAACCAAGGTTGAAGCCGGCGCTGCGAATCTGCAATCCTTATTCCCGGCTTAAATGCCTCCGTACCCTCACCGGCCATTCATACTGGGTTACTTGCGTTGCCATCAGTTCCGATGGGCGCACCCTCGTCAGTGGCAGTGCGGACAAAACCATCAAGGTGTGGGACTTAGAAAGTGGCGAACTGAAAACCACCCTTACCGGCCCATCCTGGGTGACTTGCCTTGCCATCAGCCATGATGGACGCACCCTCGTTAGTGGCGATTCTTACAACACTATCAACGTGTGGGACTTAGAAAATGGGCAACTCAAAACAACCCTCACTGATGATTCAAACTCGGATTATAGCGTTGCCATCAGTCCTGATGGGCGCACCCTCGTCAGTGGCAGCCGTGACAAAACCATCAAGGTGCGGGACTTAGAAAGTGGCGAACTGAAAACAACCTTCATCGGCCATTCAGGCAGGGTTGATTGCGTTGCTATCACCCCAGACGGACAAACCGTTGTTAGTCAGAATAGGGATAGTAGCGACAATACTGTCAAATTCTGGAATTTGGACACAGGGCATCTGAAAACTACTATTGCTGCTCGCTGGTGGGATTCAAATTTTGTCATTAGCCCCGATCAACGTATCTTCGCCATTAAAAATAGTAAGCCCTCTGGTCAATTGTGGGACTTAGAAAGTGGCGAAGTGAAAACCACCCTCATCGGCGCTTCATCTGGTATTAAAAACCTCTCTATCAGCCCGGATGGGCGCACTATCGCGGGTGAGGCTTACAAGACTATCAACGTGTGGGACTTGGACAGCGGCGAAGTGAGAACTATTCTTACCGGACATTCAGACTCGATCATGTCAATTGCCATTAGTCCCGATGGGCAAACAATTGCCAGCGGGAGTCAGGACAGAACCATCAAGGTCTGGGGAATTGAGAATTTAAGCAGAACCCGATTCGATCCCGTCGTATTTATCCACCATTACCTTGCCCTAAAAGAGGCTCTTCAGTCCGATCAAGCCGGTTTAGAGCGGGTGATTACAGCTCTCAAGGACAAATCATGGGAGGCTTACGAGGCTGCTTATTCCCTGCTGCAAGGAAGACAAGAACCTATCGTCAAACAGGCGTTACAAGAATACAGCGATGCACTGAGTTCTGCAGTCGGAATTGACTATACGCGACTGCGGCATTTACTGGTAACACAGCAGTGGCAAGAGGCCGAACAGGAAACACAAACTATCATGCTTCAAATTTCGGGCTGTTCGAGAGACGCTGACATTAAAAGCATACTAAACCCAGTCTATGTTCAATCTTGTGGGGTTATAGATAGCATAGAATGCAGCATACCGCCTCAAGACCTACAGACTATTTCCGATCTGTGGGAAAAATACAGTAAAGTTAGCTCCAGCTTTATGACGGCGATGCCAACGCTGAACTTTTGGATAGCTGTAAAAACAAAGCTTGAAGAAATGGCCAAGGAAAACCAAGAGCTTAGCGCAACGTATACGGAGAGGTCTTCAGAAGCCTACGCAGAAGATATGAAGCATCGTTTATGA
- a CDS encoding alternative oxidase produces the protein MIRLLVNVLELILNTFYRHRRYPRFFVLETVARVPYFAYTSVLHLYETMGWWRKADWLKIHFAESWNELHHLLISEELGGNKYWIDRFVAHAGALVYYWIVVSVYILSPRSAYHFMQLVEEHAYHTYDELLKEHGDELKTQAPPQIAISYYRNGDLYMFDEFQTTRPPEERRPNIETLYDVFVAIRDDEMEHVKTMVACQNDNARATFKSPHSPDKVALPEASKADIERNEESLEEEAVEKEPVEMQ, from the coding sequence ATGATTCGTCTTCTTGTCAATGTTTTAGAATTGATTCTGAACACCTTTTATCGCCATCGCCGCTATCCCCGCTTTTTTGTTTTAGAAACAGTGGCGCGGGTTCCCTACTTTGCCTACACTTCAGTTCTTCACCTCTACGAAACAATGGGGTGGTGGCGTAAGGCAGATTGGCTTAAAATTCACTTTGCCGAGTCTTGGAACGAACTCCACCACTTGCTAATTAGTGAAGAATTGGGTGGGAACAAATACTGGATCGACCGCTTTGTTGCTCATGCCGGCGCTTTGGTTTACTACTGGATTGTTGTTTCTGTGTACATCCTTTCACCTCGTTCTGCTTATCACTTTATGCAGCTGGTGGAAGAACACGCTTACCATACTTATGATGAGCTTCTCAAAGAGCATGGGGACGAACTGAAAACTCAGGCTCCACCCCAAATTGCCATCAGTTACTACAGAAATGGCGACCTCTATATGTTTGATGAATTCCAAACAACTCGTCCGCCAGAGGAACGCCGTCCGAATATTGAAACGCTTTATGACGTGTTTGTTGCCATTCGAGATGATGAAATGGAACACGTTAAAACAATGGTTGCGTGTCAAAACGATAATGCCAGAGCGACTTTCAAGAGTCCTCACAGCCCTGATAAAGTGGCATTACCTGAAGCGAGCAAAGCCGACATTGAAAGGAATGAAGAGAGTTTAGAGGAAGAAGCGGTTGAGAAAGAGCCGGTAGAAATGCAGTAG
- a CDS encoding cupin domain-containing protein, translating to MTTPTVTGSSSIIRLQEQIEYPHAGVLSKVLVKDKNCHYTLFCLAAGTDISEHSSARNATVNVIEGRGILNLEGKDIKLEPGVFIFMPAHALHALKAEENLAFLLTLSEAV from the coding sequence ATGACAACTCCAACTGTAACCGGCTCATCTTCAATCATTCGACTGCAAGAGCAAATCGAATACCCTCATGCCGGCGTCCTCAGCAAAGTGCTGGTGAAAGATAAAAATTGTCACTACACCCTATTTTGCCTAGCTGCCGGCACCGATATTTCCGAACATTCTTCAGCTCGGAATGCAACCGTTAATGTCATAGAAGGGCGAGGAATTCTGAATTTAGAGGGAAAAGATATTAAGCTGGAACCAGGCGTTTTTATCTTTATGCCGGCTCATGCGCTTCATGCCTTAAAAGCTGAAGAAAATTTAGCTTTTCTGCTGACGCTTTCTGAAGCTGTATAA
- a CDS encoding SAM-dependent methyltransferase — MSNATLNFQTASGHQILAAAGKTILRPGGRTATEQLFQWANFQPGETVLELASSFGYSAIALAQRFSVRVVGVEKNPESVERARANVQAAGLEGQVEIIEGDIFHLDAISEQFDWVFAEAILSMQSALGKAKILKEIQSRLKPGGKFLSHEMVAKSREAEIHQDLAQIVRNNTTPLSEANWKAAFIAAGFQVQQQKIGTLALLDLRQVIQDEGLLSTAKILWNVLTHPQIRQRVLAMRGVFKKYQQDLGYIVHCAIAE; from the coding sequence ATGAGCAACGCGACTTTGAATTTCCAAACAGCATCGGGTCATCAAATACTGGCAGCCGCCGGCAAAACTATTTTACGGCCCGGTGGGCGCACTGCCACAGAACAATTATTCCAATGGGCTAATTTTCAGCCTGGGGAAACAGTGCTAGAGTTAGCTTCTAGTTTTGGTTACAGTGCGATCGCCCTAGCTCAGCGTTTTAGCGTGCGGGTTGTTGGTGTTGAGAAAAATCCAGAAAGTGTGGAGCGTGCCCGTGCTAATGTTCAGGCTGCCGGCTTAGAAGGACAAGTCGAAATTATTGAGGGAGATATTTTTCATTTAGATGCCATTTCCGAGCAGTTTGATTGGGTTTTTGCAGAAGCAATTTTATCCATGCAATCTGCACTGGGAAAAGCTAAAATCTTGAAGGAAATTCAGAGTCGGCTTAAACCAGGTGGCAAGTTTCTCTCTCACGAAATGGTTGCCAAAAGTCGTGAAGCAGAAATTCATCAAGATTTAGCACAAATTGTGCGAAACAATACGACACCGCTATCTGAAGCGAACTGGAAAGCAGCTTTTATAGCAGCCGGCTTTCAAGTTCAGCAGCAAAAAATCGGCACGCTGGCATTGTTAGATTTGCGGCAAGTGATTCAAGATGAAGGCTTGTTGAGTACGGCTAAAATTCTGTGGAATGTGTTAACTCACCCGCAGATCCGGCAGCGGGTGCTGGCAATGCGTGGTGTGTTTAAGAAATACCAGCAAGATTTGGGATACATCGTTCACTGTGCAATTGCTGAGTAA
- a CDS encoding cobyrinate a,c-diamide synthase, giving the protein MALVIAGERSGVGKTTVTLALLASLRRRGFNVQSFKVGPDYIDPMFHQYVTGRPCRNLDPVLTSEAYVGQCFAQHTASVEFALVEGVMGLFDGVKALGKSEPMPHAQFPLPKNDFASTAHIARLLQLPVLLVIDCSRLSGSVAAITHGYRSLDPRLHFAGIVLNRVGSDRHLQLLEEALEPLQLPILGVLRRQDNITLPDRHLGLVPANELTDLDAVLDKLAHIGKNCFNWDRLLPLLKIEEQTTDKHRYTQMPEKHLRLSAFICGSKSKIRLGVAHDRAFNFYYQDNLDILESFGAELVFWSPLKDRLPADLQGLYFGGGFPEVFAEKLSKNSQVLPAVKQAIAAGMPVYAECGGLMYLCEEIVDFEGHTWQMVGALPATAVMGKRLTLGYRQATALQNTALLAAGETVYGHEFHRSELTLLEREGEASIINVLTPLYKAVGISPQLSASAGVMEGWTSHQLHASYIHLHWGACPEMPARFLQNCSKFNHFSNSVDKS; this is encoded by the coding sequence ATGGCTTTAGTCATTGCCGGCGAACGCAGTGGGGTAGGCAAAACAACCGTGACGCTTGCCCTACTGGCGTCTTTAAGGCGTCGGGGTTTTAATGTTCAATCGTTTAAAGTTGGCCCGGATTATATCGATCCGATGTTTCACCAATATGTCACGGGCCGGCCTTGTCGCAATTTAGATCCGGTGCTGACTTCTGAAGCCTATGTGGGGCAGTGTTTTGCCCAGCACACAGCATCGGTAGAATTCGCCCTAGTAGAAGGGGTAATGGGCTTGTTTGATGGGGTGAAAGCGCTTGGTAAATCCGAACCTATGCCCCATGCCCAATTCCCATTGCCCAAAAATGACTTTGCCAGTACCGCCCACATTGCAAGGCTACTACAACTGCCGGTGTTGCTAGTGATTGATTGCAGCCGGCTATCCGGTTCAGTGGCTGCGATCACTCATGGTTATCGTTCACTCGATCCCCGCCTCCATTTCGCCGGCATCGTCCTCAACCGCGTCGGTAGCGATCGCCACTTGCAACTATTAGAAGAGGCTCTCGAACCGCTACAATTACCGATTCTGGGCGTGTTGCGCCGGCAAGATAATATTACCCTTCCCGACCGGCATCTGGGCTTAGTGCCGGCAAATGAATTAACAGATTTAGATGCGGTACTTGACAAACTTGCACATATTGGTAAGAACTGCTTTAACTGGGATCGCTTGTTGCCTTTATTAAAAATTGAAGAACAAACCACAGATAAACACAGATATACACAGATGCCAGAAAAACATCTGCGTTTATCTGCGTTTATCTGCGGTTCAAAATCAAAAATCCGATTAGGTGTCGCACATGATCGCGCCTTCAATTTCTACTATCAAGATAATTTAGATATTCTCGAATCTTTCGGTGCCGAATTAGTATTTTGGAGTCCGTTAAAAGATCGCTTGCCGGCAGACTTACAGGGATTATATTTTGGGGGCGGATTCCCCGAAGTCTTTGCCGAAAAATTAAGCAAAAATTCCCAAGTATTGCCGGCAGTTAAACAAGCAATTGCAGCAGGAATGCCGGTTTATGCCGAGTGCGGCGGACTGATGTATTTATGCGAAGAAATTGTTGATTTTGAGGGGCATACTTGGCAGATGGTGGGAGCGCTGCCGGCAACGGCGGTGATGGGCAAGCGTTTAACATTAGGATATCGACAAGCAACTGCCTTGCAAAATACAGCGCTACTAGCTGCCGGTGAGACTGTTTATGGGCATGAATTTCACCGCTCAGAACTCACCCTTTTAGAAAGAGAGGGAGAGGCGAGTATTATTAATGTACTAACACCGCTCTATAAGGCTGTTGGCATCTCTCCTCAGCTTTCGGCTAGCGCAGGAGTAATGGAAGGGTGGACATCCCATCAGTTACACGCTTCTTATATTCATCTGCATTGGGGCGCTTGTCCAGAGATGCCGGCTCGATTTTTACAGAATTGCTCAAAGTTCAATCATTTTTCAAATTCGGTCGATAAAAGTTAA
- the opcA gene encoding glucose-6-phosphate dehydrogenase assembly protein OpcA codes for MTTQTAPILSLQPPKDVSISEIEAELSQIWQAFNAVGDDGNVPAATRATTFSLLVYEPEETQQLLAVLGFYTGPVDGIGGPRMEAALKQAQKTYGLSVTGKPNEETLAKLREAWLKQRGADSNGDGSSRRATALDARSAVADEIASRNPCRIIALCPVSGEDEGVSAQVSAYCPIQKHSQSTLVCCEYITLKGTVEALERVGGMISALLIGELPKFLWWKAAPDLNNHGLFKRLAELSNCVIVDSCQFNVPESDLLQVQHLVESGIPVADLNWRRLAAWQELTAEAFDPPERRAALQEVNRVTIDYEKGNPDQALMFLGWLGSRLHWQPISYEKEGGDYDIKRIKFLTQDQREVEAELAGIPTADWGDIPGDLIGLRLTSTNADADCCTVLCSETTGCMRMEAGGGAQSCRIQQVAPMSDQKAEYLLSQQLQRWGREMLYEESLAVTAEIIRLIEGVED; via the coding sequence ATGACAACACAAACGGCTCCAATTCTTTCCCTACAGCCGCCTAAAGATGTTTCCATTAGTGAAATTGAGGCGGAACTCAGTCAAATTTGGCAAGCTTTTAATGCCGTTGGCGATGATGGAAATGTGCCGGCGGCGACGCGGGCAACCACATTTAGCTTGCTGGTTTACGAACCTGAAGAAACCCAACAATTACTAGCCGTCTTAGGCTTTTACACCGGCCCTGTTGATGGCATCGGTGGCCCTCGCATGGAAGCAGCGCTCAAGCAAGCTCAGAAAACTTACGGGCTGTCGGTGACGGGCAAGCCAAACGAAGAAACGCTGGCTAAACTGCGCGAAGCTTGGCTCAAACAACGTGGGGCAGACTCAAACGGAGATGGCAGTAGCAGAAGAGCCACCGCCTTGGATGCGAGAAGCGCTGTAGCCGATGAGATCGCCTCTCGCAACCCCTGTCGGATTATTGCTCTGTGCCCGGTATCGGGGGAAGATGAAGGGGTCAGCGCTCAAGTTTCCGCCTATTGCCCTATCCAAAAACACAGTCAAAGCACGCTGGTTTGCTGCGAATACATCACCCTCAAAGGCACCGTAGAAGCTCTAGAACGGGTTGGTGGGATGATTTCAGCGCTTTTAATTGGAGAACTGCCCAAGTTCCTCTGGTGGAAAGCCGCCCCGGATCTCAATAATCACGGTTTGTTTAAGCGGCTGGCAGAACTGTCTAACTGTGTGATTGTTGATTCTTGCCAGTTTAACGTTCCAGAATCCGATTTACTACAGGTGCAACACCTTGTAGAGTCAGGCATTCCAGTTGCTGATTTGAACTGGCGGCGGCTGGCGGCTTGGCAAGAGTTGACGGCTGAGGCGTTCGATCCACCCGAACGTCGTGCTGCTCTTCAGGAAGTTAATCGGGTAACAATTGATTACGAAAAAGGCAACCCCGATCAAGCGCTGATGTTCTTGGGTTGGCTAGGTAGCCGGCTCCATTGGCAACCGATTTCTTATGAAAAAGAAGGCGGAGATTATGATATCAAGCGCATTAAATTCCTAACCCAAGATCAGCGAGAAGTGGAAGCTGAATTGGCGGGAATTCCCACGGCAGACTGGGGAGATATCCCTGGTGATTTAATCGGTTTGCGCTTGACTTCTACCAATGCAGATGCTGACTGCTGCACGGTGCTGTGCTCTGAAACAACGGGTTGTATGCGGATGGAAGCCGGTGGCGGTGCCCAATCTTGCCGCATTCAGCAAGTCGCGCCGATGAGCGATCAAAAGGCTGAGTATTTGCTCAGTCAGCAGTTGCAACGTTGGGGACGCGAGATGCTTTATGAAGAAAGTCTGGCAGTCACGGCGGAGATTATCAGGTTAATTGAGGGCGTTGAGGACTAA